One region of Pogona vitticeps strain Pit_001003342236 chromosome 1, PviZW2.1, whole genome shotgun sequence genomic DNA includes:
- the LOC110076557 gene encoding pleckstrin homology-like domain family A member 2, with protein sequence MKGPSAAAGVAAAAAPASEVIRRGELEKRSDSLFQLWKKKQVVLSKDCLSLFSPEAGGGGGGVGGGGIGARAKELPFGSIQKVDCVERTGKYVYFTIVTTDGKEIDFRCPGESCWNASITLALIDFQNKRAIQDFKSRQEAAEQAAAGTRDRRLARAP encoded by the coding sequence ATGAAGGGCCCGAGCGCGGCGgctggggtggcggcggcggcggcgccggcCTCGGAGGTGATCCGGCGGGGCGAGCTGGAGAAGCGGAGCGACAGCCTCTTCCAGCTGTGGAAGAAGAAGCAGGTGGTGCTGAGCAAGGACTGCCTGAGCCTCTTCTCGCCcgaggcgggcggcggcggcgggggcgtgGGCGGCGGGGGGATCGGGGCCCGGGCCAAGGAGCTGCCCTTCGGCTCCATCCAGAAGGTGGACTGCGTGGAGCGCACCGGCAAGTACGTCTACTTCACCATCGTGACGACGGACGGCAAGGAGATCGACTTTCGGTGCCCGGGCGAGAGCTGCTGGAACGCCTCCATCACCCTGGCCCTCATCGACTTCCAGAACAAGCGCGCCATCCAGGACTTCAAGAGCCGCCAGGAGGCCGCCGAGCAGGCCGCCGCCGGCACCCGCGACCGCCGCCTGGCCCGGGCGCCCTGA